A genomic region of Leptolyngbya sp. NIES-2104 contains the following coding sequences:
- a CDS encoding DUF29 domain-containing protein, giving the protein MNTELKVSQSNLYQTDYQLWIQDTVEKLKHQDYSQVDWENLLDEIEDMGKSERRSLASNLTIVLLHLLKWQYQCDRRSESWRLSIVEHQIRIEEALEDSPSLKRYLEEILEKQYRKAIRLASAETGLPSETFPSKCPYVIDKVLKADLSEFS; this is encoded by the coding sequence ATGAATACAGAACTTAAAGTCAGCCAGTCAAATCTGTACCAAACAGATTATCAATTGTGGATTCAGGACACCGTTGAGAAGCTAAAACATCAAGATTATAGTCAAGTTGACTGGGAGAATCTGCTTGACGAGATCGAAGATATGGGAAAAAGCGAACGGAGAAGTTTAGCCAGCAATTTAACGATCGTCTTATTGCACCTTTTGAAGTGGCAATATCAATGCGATCGTAGATCAGAAAGTTGGAGATTGAGCATTGTCGAACATCAGATCCGAATCGAAGAAGCGCTAGAAGATTCTCCGAGTCTTAAGAGATATTTAGAAGAGATTCTTGAGAAGCAATACCGTAAAGCAATTCGGCTTGCAAGTGCAGAAACTGGATTGCCGTCTGAAACATTTCCTAGCAAATGTCCTTATGTGATCGACAAAGTTTTAAAAGCCGATCTATCCGAATTCTCGTAG
- a CDS encoding ACT domain-containing protein yields MSGETDLSELLKSMNPILRDGEYVFCSLDSQNTDWLKLDPICAFREEEGLTLILDRQQANQANISYNSVFRLITLSVHSSLEAVGFLAAITQKLAEHEISVNAISAYYHDHLFVPSVQAEKAIELLREFG; encoded by the coding sequence ATGTCAGGAGAAACAGATTTATCTGAATTACTAAAGTCAATGAATCCCATTCTTCGGGATGGTGAATATGTTTTTTGTAGTCTTGATTCTCAGAATACGGATTGGCTAAAACTTGATCCGATTTGTGCATTTCGTGAAGAGGAAGGACTGACATTAATTCTCGATCGACAACAAGCCAATCAAGCAAACATCTCCTACAATTCAGTTTTTCGCCTCATTACATTATCGGTTCACTCTAGTTTAGAAGCGGTTGGATTCTTAGCAGCAATTACTCAAAAACTTGCTGAACACGAAATTAGCGTCAATGCGATTTCGGCTTACTATCACGATCATCTTTTTGTTCCAAGTGTGCAAGCAGAGAAAGCGATTGAGCTACTACGAGAATTCGGATAG
- the xseB gene encoding exodeoxyribonuclease VII small subunit, with product MNQSSNAKPEKLPRLAAESSWNYEETVAKVERILTRIESGELELADVFEEFSAAVNYLRQCESFLAERQKQVDLLIETLTDEAEF from the coding sequence ATGAATCAATCCTCAAATGCGAAACCTGAAAAATTGCCTCGTCTTGCTGCTGAATCTTCTTGGAACTACGAAGAGACAGTAGCGAAAGTCGAGCGCATTTTGACGCGGATTGAATCGGGTGAATTGGAATTAGCAGATGTGTTTGAAGAGTTTTCTGCGGCAGTTAACTATTTACGCCAATGTGAATCGTTTTTAGCAGAACGGCAAAAACAGGTAGATTTATTAATTGAAACGCTAACCGATGAAGCGGAATTTTAA
- the xseA gene encoding exodeoxyribonuclease VII large subunit, whose product MTSKLPNLLVPDTALTVAGLTAYIQSLVEQDDQLRQVWLTGEVSSATRYRSGLFFTLQDPDAKATIQCVVWNSQLHKLTTLPAPGEQLILLGRVHVQPHRGSYQLIVWQALPAGEGLRALRSRQLKDRLEAEGLFDPERKRPIPTHPQTVAVVTSPQAAAWGDIQRTLKRRYPGLRVLFSPALVQGDQAPASMVSAIKRVERDGRADVLILSRGGGAIEDMVCFNDEDVVRAIANCSIPVIAGIGHQRDESLSDLAADVMAHTPTAAAEQAVPCLSDLYELHHDRLQSLNLAVLQYLSVEHDRLSGLRDRISRLKLDRSLKQEAQVVSWLRQRLIQSTQRRFQTAEQHCEMLQEKLTTLDPAAVLKRGYAVVRSESRIVRSTEDVHAGENLTIQLGKGQIGVTVTSVSVESEDKTI is encoded by the coding sequence ATGACCTCGAAACTGCCGAATTTGTTGGTACCGGATACCGCCCTGACGGTGGCGGGTCTTACGGCTTACATTCAGTCGCTGGTCGAGCAGGATGATCAACTGCGCCAAGTCTGGCTCACCGGAGAAGTGTCGAGTGCGACGCGGTATCGCAGCGGGTTGTTTTTCACGCTGCAAGATCCGGATGCCAAAGCGACGATTCAATGTGTGGTCTGGAATAGTCAGTTGCATAAGTTAACGACGTTACCCGCTCCGGGTGAACAGTTGATTTTGCTCGGTCGTGTGCATGTGCAGCCGCATCGAGGCAGCTATCAGTTGATTGTCTGGCAAGCACTTCCAGCGGGGGAAGGCTTACGCGCTTTACGATCGCGTCAACTCAAAGACCGTCTCGAAGCCGAGGGACTGTTTGACCCGGAACGCAAGCGCCCGATTCCGACTCATCCGCAAACCGTGGCAGTGGTGACTTCACCGCAAGCCGCCGCCTGGGGAGACATTCAAAGAACGCTCAAGCGACGGTATCCCGGTTTACGAGTGCTGTTTTCGCCTGCATTAGTGCAAGGAGATCAAGCACCCGCCTCGATGGTAAGCGCGATCAAACGAGTCGAGCGGGATGGAAGAGCAGATGTACTAATTCTATCACGAGGAGGCGGTGCGATCGAAGATATGGTCTGTTTTAATGATGAAGATGTTGTAAGGGCGATCGCAAACTGCTCGATTCCAGTCATTGCAGGCATCGGACACCAAAGAGACGAGTCGCTTTCCGATTTGGCAGCGGATGTGATGGCGCATACTCCCACAGCGGCGGCAGAACAGGCGGTTCCTTGTTTGTCGGATTTGTATGAGTTGCATCACGATCGACTTCAATCTTTGAATTTGGCAGTGCTGCAATATTTGAGTGTGGAACACGATCGATTGAGTGGATTGCGCGATCGTATTTCTCGATTGAAGCTCGATCGGTCTTTGAAACAAGAAGCTCAGGTCGTTTCATGGTTGCGTCAACGATTGATTCAATCGACGCAGAGACGGTTTCAAACGGCTGAGCAGCACTGTGAAATGCTTCAGGAAAAATTGACCACACTTGATCCGGCGGCAGTTTTAAAACGGGGATATGCGGTCGTGCGATCAGAATCGAGAATTGTGCGATCGACCGAAGACGTTCACGCGGGCGAAAATTTAACGATTCAGCTTGGAAAAGGGCAAATTGGTGTTACTGTGACCAGCGTATCAGTCGAGTCTGAAGATAAGACGATATAA